One Anoplopoma fimbria isolate UVic2021 breed Golden Eagle Sablefish unplaced genomic scaffold, Afim_UVic_2022 Un_contig_9059_pilon_pilon, whole genome shotgun sequence genomic region harbors:
- the LOC129116794 gene encoding rootletin-like yields MQSEQLIGWQQEKAELKREVCRLQEELAESGAEREELESRSRALNDRLFQSVCPSLALSLRGESEQREWKRRVREGREREARQALLIHRLQNKVLEYRDQCQHLELQLEDRNTHLLSTERRIRDEHSDSLESALIRLEEEQQRSLGLADTNALLREQLSQSEQANQALREDLQKLTCDWTRAVEEAGQREDDWQRERECLSGHVGQQQDRLLSVWRSVVALRRNCHTVKTATDRDLWQLRAEFSRLSSSLLSSCDSVSSSLRLSSLPSNPPPLCLPLFSHLTSLPPSPHTPLSSTLS; encoded by the exons AGGTGTGTcgtctgcaggaggagctggctgagagtggagcagagagggaggagctaGAGTCCAGGAGCAGGGCTCTGAATGAccgg ctgtTCCAGTCAGTGTGTCCCTCACTCGCCCTCTCTCTGCGGGGGGAGAGTGAGCAGAGGGAGtggaagaggagggtgagggaggggagggagagggaggccaGACAGGCTCTGCTCATCCACCGCCTGCAGAACAAG gtgttgGAGTACAGAGATCAGTGTCAACATCTGGAGCTTCAGCTGGAGGACCGAAATACACATCTGCTCAGCACCGAG aGGAGGATCAGGGATGAACACAGTGATTCTCTGGAGAGCGCCCTCATCAGGCTGGAGGAGGAAcaacagag GTCTCTCGGTCTGGCTGACACAAACGCTCTCCTCCGGGAgcagctcagccaatcagagcaggcCAACCAGGCCCTGAGGGAGGACCTCCAGAAGCTGACATGTGATTGGACCAGAGCGGTGGAGGAGGCGGGGCAGAGAGAGGATGattggcagagagagagggag tGTCTCTCAGGTCATGTGGGTCAGCAGCAGGATCGGTTGCTCTCAGTTTGGAGGTCTGTTGTTGCTCTGAGGCGAAACTGTCACACCGTCAAAACCGCCACAGACAG ggACTTGTGGCAGTTGAGGGCGGAGTTTTCTCgtctctcctcgtctctcctgtccagctgtgactccgtctcctcctctctgaggcTCAGTTCTCTCCCATCAAACCCTCCTCCCCTGTgcctccccctcttctcccaTCTgacctccctccccccctccccccacactcctctgtcctccacccTG AGCTAg